The window ctactacccctctatctagggttacaatgaactactacccctctatctagggatACAATGAACTACTCCCCCTCTATCTAGGgatacaatgaactactacccctctatctagggatacaatgaactactacccctctatctagggttacaatgaactactacccctctatctagggatacaatgaactactacccctctatctagggttacaatgaactactacccctctatctagggttacaatgaactactacccctctatctagggttacaatgaactactacccctctatctagggttacaatgaactacaacccctctatctagggttacaatgaactacaacccctctatctagggttacaatgaactacaacccctctatctagggttacaatgaactactacccctctatctagggttacaatgaactactacccctctatctagttacaatgaactactaccctggAGAAGAACAACTCCCGCGTCAAGATCGCAGTCAAGAGCCTCGTCACCAAGGGCACCCTGGTCCAGACCAAGGGCACCGGTGCATCCGGCTCCTTCAAGCTCAACAAGAAAGCCGTCGAGGCGAAGAAGCCCACCAAAAAAGCTGCAGTCCCCAAAGTCAAGAAGGTGGCCGCCAAGAAGCCGCCGCGGCGAAGAAGCCCAAGAAGGTAGCAGCCAAGAAGGCCGCAGCCGCAAAGAAGTCCCCCAAGAAGGCCAAGAAGCCCGCTACACCCAAAAAGGCCGCCAAGAGCCCCAAGAAGTTGAAGAAGCCCGCCGCAGCGGCCAAGAAGGCGGCCAAGAGCCCCAAGAAAGCTACAAAGGCAGCCAAGCCCAAAGCAGCCAAGGCCAAGAAGGCAGCCCCCAAGAAGAAGTAAACCTATTACAAACAGTGTTCTACTCGACACATGTTGTACcacaaaaggctcttttaagagccacccacctcTTTCCATAGAAAGCGCATTGATTTCCATGTACTACCTGTCGTGAAAAAGAAATTACGCACACTAGGCTACTTTTACGCACACAACATTGTCCCACTCTGGGTGTGTGCGAAGGGAGAGGCATATAATAGAGGGCCAAAATGGCTTAGAAATTCGACCTCacgagtgcaccctcaccagccatttttatacatgagccactgggctattcctgttcagaggcaggctgctgtgatgtgttacaagtgccatgtaatcacaataacaatactatagtggcttcgatttcaaactcaagagtgcaccctcaccagctgtttgtttcccatttggagagaaataatgtgaggatttcatgtcggacattttggcgctcacgcgaaatgacacaaagtaacaaagtcggagggaaacaaagtagcctctcactcgctgcctgtgggtgggaaccggcttatggctgtccgtctgtctgtccctcgCTCCAATTGGATAAGGCCACACCGGCCCGGTGGCCAATCGTTGCCTCTTGTGGCGAGGTATAAGTACGGCTCTCGAAGTGGCGAGCGGCTCATTCAGACTTTCTGTGACTTTCTCAAGCTACCAATATGAGCGGAAGAGGCAAAACCGGAGGCAAGGCCAGGGCGAAGGCAAAGACCCGTTCATCCCGTGCCGGGCTCCAGTTCCCCGTGGGCCGTGTGCACAGGCTGCTGCGCAAAGGCAACTACGCCGAGCGTGTGGGCGCTGGCGCACCAGTCTACCTGGCCGCCGTGCTCGAGTACCtgactgctgagatcctggagttggcCGGCAACGCTGCCCGTGACAACAAGACGACTCGTATCATCCCCCGTCACCTGCAGCTGGCCGTCCGTAACGACGAGGAGCTGAACAAACTGCTCGGCGGTGTGACCATCGCTCAGGGTGGTGTGCTGCCCAACATCCAGGCAGTGCTACTCCCCAAGAAGACCGAGAAGGCAGTCAAAGCCAAGTAAATTCGCTACTGCGACTTCAACTTGACTACTCaacccccaaaggctcttttaagagccaaccACCTAGCTCTCCAAAAGCGCAAAGTACCTTTCCATGACCGCCACACATtgagtgggtgtatacacaaCTATTTCGACATTCTGTGCCCACATGAGGCCTTGCATGAACAACAACACCTActaggcctcgtttgccatagcaggctagcattagatTACAACGTGCCTATAAGatgtcactcttgactttggcgactattattgcgcgcgtaaagggccggcggcgtcctattgcgcgtaaagggccggcggcgtcctattgcgcataAAGGACCGGCAGGGTCCTATTGCGCGCGCGCACCGGGAGTTTGAATTTTGGAGAGGCCGGGCCTCCCGTCCAATGGCCAACGGAGGAGGCCTGAgcaacgggccaatcggggtggtggggagatggtgtccaatcagcaggcgccactgccggctttataaacTTCACataggcatttcgaggctatactcccgactgtcagagaagcgccatggccagaaccaagcaaaccgctcgcaaatccaccggtGGCAAAGCCCCCAGGAAGCAGCTCGCCACTAAGGCTGCTCGCAAGAGTGCCCCGGCCACCGGCGGTGTGAAGAAGCCTCaccgttacaggcccggcaccgtggctctgagagagatccgtcgttaccagaAGTCCACTGAGCTGCTCATCTGCAATctgcccttccagcgcctggtgcgagaaatcgcccaggacttcaagaccgacctgcgcttccagagctccgccgtgatggccctgcaggaggctagcgaggcttacctggtcggcctgttcgaggacaccaacctgtgcgccatccacgccaagcgggtgaccatcatgcccaaggacatccagctggcccgccgTATTCGCGGAGAGCGCGCATAAATGAGGATGACCTGAACTCCAAAatcccccaaaggctcttttaagagccacctccatatttccatcaaaaaggcacaattgttCCTCACTGAACTCACATCATGACCCTGATATAGAATAAAATCACTGATCTCATAGGATTCAATCTGTGCATGTGAAATCTATGAAATCACCGATCCAAGTATCCTATATTAGCAAAAGGTGTACAATGCTTGGGTAGCACAGCGGGGCCCGTGGCTTAAATCGCAGCACCGAACATCAGGCAGCTAAATACAAAACAGTGCATTTTTCCTGAGGATACTTTACCATCCAGCATGACCCGCAATCTGTCTGAAAGTACTCCTCCCTTGGAATGGAATAAGGACAGCAGCTTAGGGGTGTCCTACATAAACCTTGCCTCAAGATGCTTTGCGGTGAGCCTGTGGAATTGTTCATTGATCTGAAAgacaaatactgaaatatcaccaAGCAAGGCTCATAACAAAGAGGTTTGTCATAGTAAAGACATATCATTTGGCATTTTCTTTTTTGGCCTGCTGACTCACCTGAGAGGCTTCCAAACAGAGCAGCCTATCAGTCTTTCATGTCTTCAACACTGGGACACTGGTTGATGACTTCCTGTCTTTTGGCGTGCAAATGTCTTGGTCATATTTCCTGGAATCTTTGCATGTTACTAATTCTATTCTCTGAGCGGCCACATCTGTTAAAAGAAGAATCTAGACGACTAACCAGAACCATTAACCCATTTTATCAAGACCCTGCAACTACCACAAGTAGCTACGAAGTGTGACAAAATGGATTATTTCCATAGCCATTACAGCAGCTAGCTTTTAGCTAACGTACGTTAGCAATCAAGGGCTGACACACGATTGATACGCTACTAGCTAgctctgttatgatttaactggatagaacccaaatgcagacaagtacaccaagccagagaaggtttaacaggtttattacaatgttcaatagtccaggtttccaataataggggaagagcaagtccaggttacagggagggtaacagatccaggtcagggcaggtgtggtaccgtaatgt of the Coregonus clupeaformis isolate EN_2021a unplaced genomic scaffold, ASM2061545v1 scaf0483, whole genome shotgun sequence genome contains:
- the LOC123484888 gene encoding histone H2A-like, producing the protein MSGRGKTGGKARAKAKTRSSRAGLQFPVGRVHRLLRKGNYAERVGAGAPVYLAAVLEYLTAEILELAGNAARDNKTTRIIPRHLQLAVRNDEELNKLLGGVTIAQGGVLPNIQAVLLPKKTEKAVKAK